A genomic stretch from Gopherus flavomarginatus isolate rGopFla2 chromosome 3, rGopFla2.mat.asm, whole genome shotgun sequence includes:
- the LOC127047262 gene encoding histone PARylation factor 1 has translation MTGGGKRRPRAGEQCENTKEVKKRRSNQADVPDQLRQEVESCYRLRMPEDFYQFWKFCEELKPDRPSEAFLSSIGLQLVGPYDILAGKHKKTKSADLNFNLHWRFFYDPPEFQTIIAGDSKTQYHMGYFRDVPDELPAWVGANEAKKNCVISQIGDNVFAAVKLFLSKKLKEVTDKKKNGILKDIDENLTRTAKELGYSLEQKTMKMKQRDKKVVTKTFHGAGLVVPVDKNDVGYRELPETNANLKRICKAIVDAPSDDERLKAFAPIQEMITFVQFANDECDYGMGYELGMDLFCYGSHYFHKVVGQLLPLAYNLLRRNLFAEIVESHLANRSEENVDQLAA, from the exons ATGACAGGAGGCGGGAAGCGGAGACCTCGCGCCGGGGAGCAG TGTGAAAACACTAAAGAAGTCAAGAAGAGACGGTCCAACCAGGCAGATGTTCCTGATCAGCTGCGTCAAGAAGTGGAAAGTTGCTATCGGCTCAGGATGCCTGAAGACTTTTATCAGTTCTGGAAGTTCTGTGAGGAGCTAAAGCCTGACAGGCCAAGTG AAGCATTCCTATCAAGTATTGGACTTCAGCTAGTTGGACCATATGATATTCTTGCTGGaaaacataaaaaaacaaaatcagcagATCTGAACTTCaaccttcactggaggtttttttaTGACCCTCCTGAATTTCAGACTATAATTGCTGGGGATAGCAAAACTCAGTATCACATGGGATATTTCAG GGATGTGCCAGATGAACTTCCAGCATGGGTTGGTGCAAACGAAGCAAAGAAAAACTGTGTAATTTCTCAAATTGGTGACAATGTATTTGCTGCAGTCAA attgtttttgtcaaaaaagcTTAAGGAAGTGacagataaaaagaaaaatggtATTTTGAAAGACATAGATGAAAACCTTACAAGAACAGCAAAAGAATTGGGTTATTCGCTGGAACAGAAAACCATGAAGATGAAACAAAGAGATAAGAAA GTAGTGACTAAGACATTTCATGGAGCAGGTCTGGTTGTGCCTGTAGATAAAAATGATGTTGGGTACAGAGAACTCCCTGAAACAAATG CTAATCTTAAAAGAATTTGTAAGGCCATTGTGGATGCTCCTAGCGATGATGAGAGACTGAAAGCCTTTGCACCCATTCaggaaatgatcacttttgttCAGTTTGCTAATGATGAATGTGATTATGGAATGGGGTATGAACTGGGAATGGACCTCTTTTGCTACGGCTCGCAT TATTTTCACAAGGTGGTTGGTCAGCTGTTACCACTTGCATACAACCTGTTGAGAAGGAACCTCTTTGCTGAGATTGTTGAATCACATTTAGCTAACAGAAGTGAAGAGAATGTGGACCAACTAGCAGCATGA